TGCTGAGCAATCTCGATGGCTCCAGCTGTGTATTCTCGAGATCAGGGAGGCTGCTTCCAAAGGTGTCTCTGGAAATTCCTCTTGGTGATTTCCGCTTGTCATCTGGCTGAGGTTCTTCAAGTTTTCTTTGATACAGAGATCATACAGATCGGTTTTCTCTCCTCCTTCCACAAGGGCGTTGCAGTACTCTTGGTACTTGGCCACGACATACTGTTCCACGTATTGCATTTCAGTCGGAGTTATCGGCCCTGACCACCTAAGGTCCAGACCGTGGAGCGTGGATATGGCTTCAGCAACGATATGAGCTGGTATTACTCTATGATCTTTCTGTTTCATTTTCCCAAATACAAGTGAAATCAGATGCATTTCTAACTTGAtttcttgataaaaaaaaggttttaaaaaaatgttgcTCTTACCTTATAAACCATGCTGCTTGGTCTGCCAGTTTCAGTTGGTGATTTTGCTGCACTGAATAAGGATTTTCTCATGTCTTCTTCTTTGGCTACCTAATTTTCAAGAAAATAAGAGTTGTCGAGAAATATCAAACATGGGACTATTTCTATCTCATAAGTTTCAAGAATTCTCATGTTCTTACCTTCATTCCTGGAGATATAACCGCTTGCTTCTCATCATTCCTCTCCATGGTTGTTGCTGATCTTTCCCTGCCCATAAACTGCGGGATCTTTTTAGGTCAAAAGGcgaagagagagaggggaagTCGGTACCAGAAGTAGGAGATGAAACCAAAGTGCATACAGAACGAGCTGCTCTATTTTTATGAAATCATCGTCAACAACAAGGAGGATGTGATGTCGTTGCTGGAGTTAATATAGAAGATGCAGTGATGGATGATCGATGATGCTGCAGGTAAGTCAGTCAACAGGAAGATGTCAACAAAAATGTAGCTGTAGTGGTGATGGGGATCAGAGTTTTAAAATAAGAGCAGAGGCAATCTAGAGAAGGTAGAGACGATAAATGGGGTTGCGTTGTGCatcttttttcttgcaaaataaACATGATTCCGTCACTCGTGCTTCGGGTTTATTAGGACCAATGATTATATACAATAACGATGAACCTAGACGCAGGTTGCTCGAATCTTCCTAACAGGGGGTTGTAGTAGAATATTTAGAGTTTGAAAGGGACATGAATATTGTTTGGTTTTTAAAATGTGGAGCAGAAAGGGGGTGATGGAAAGCCAGTTGAGATTGTTTATTGTTGTCTGAGTATTGGTTAGCAGCAGCAAGTAGGAATATTCCTACTACAAGTGTGAAAactaatatacaaattatagatgcctgtttgtttgtgttttctgattGTATAACCAAAAGTAGACCTTACATCATCAAGACCAAGTCAAGATCAATTGACCTGGCATTCATTTCATGATAATGCAGTCAGTCAATTTCATGAAAACTACTTGAAAAATATTGCAATTATTAACATAATGTTTGTGAAAGATGCAAACTTTGACATGAATGTGTGAAGTGAACTGTCTGACTTGGTAAAGAGTAAATCAGCTTCCAAGGTAGTTGAGAGCGAGAGGGAAGTGGGAAAACTTGCTATGTACTACATCCCACATTTCACAGTGATAAagtcatatttttttcattttgggcgTTCCATAGCACTagaatcatttcttttttttttttaagtaaaaagtACTCCGTGTCCCACCCAAGACGTCCATATTGTCGAGTACCACAGAATTTTAGGAAGAGTTATTAAGTGAAGTAAGTAATGAGAAAATGTAgtttttaatgaggagagaggagaataaatttatttctaaatatagaaagtgaacaTCTTGAGTGAAACAACCCAAAAGAGAAAGGTGAACATCTATAAGAGTGTCTCCAATAGAAGAGCCGCGGCGGCGCCGCGACGTGCTATAGCTGGGGACGAGGACGCCACAGCGGGGTGGGGAGGAAAGGAGGTTGCCGCATATGCGGCGAGGAAGGGGTGGTGGGGTCCTGGGCGCATCGACCGCGGTGGTGGTGTCCGactccaattttttatttttcttttattttgatttttaaaatttttatcttGTAAAATATCTATTCccaaatcatttttttcattacattccattctatttatttttgtacaattaattttgttcccgtccaattaaaatatatcaacaattgataaagtaatgtGATTTGTGGCTGTGGCGTGACCACTATTGGACtggacaagtttttgtggctGTGCCTTGGCGGAATCATGGTCGTGCCActctattgtggacactctaatgggacggagggattaacATATTTTATCACTCatacttttccctctctctaactttattatctcaatttttctctctctcctactttattatcttttttatttaatattccatccgtccccaaaaaattgacaaacttgtaagttgtaaatgacacggttataatatgcaatagataaaatttgagagagagagatccaCATTATAAATGATGTGTAGTATTATTATTGGTTGaaaattatttcatatttagactttgtctaattttgggggacggcctaaaatgataaaactagtctatttatttggggacgaatggagtatattacaccctttttcttaatctttgtggcataaaaaaatatctcaattaCCATGAAACAGAGGGAATTACTACAAATTTACTCTGTTTGAGTAAAGAGCAGACTGAACTATCTCACATTTGATTTAGAAAATATAAAgataaatgaaatatgagtgttatctatattggttttatagtagttgtagggatcagaccattcgagattcactaattaccgacacattttttattaattgtgatCTAAGATAGCTAATTTCAGAGGTACAAGCCAAGTACAACCGTGGTATCAATATTACACACTAAGTACATGATTTACAATCGAAAACTCTAGACTAATCTCAAGTATACCTTTGGACTTGAGATTCGATCTCTTCCGAGTGCCTGCACACTCAGTAAACTCATCAGTAGGAGAGACAAATCCCTAAGGATCTAAAACAGAACAAAACTCAAGGAGACACGGCCACGAGCACTGAGCCATAGCTGTGGGGATTGTTGTtccattttttgtaatttgttaattttaaattcttaataaaatatatcaaagGAAATAGAGCAAACAAAAGCATGATAAATGTATTTAACTGGATGTATCGCCTAAAACACAaggataaatttatttaattggatgAATCGACTAGAATATAaggataaatttatttaattggatccaacaaaatttaaagtTGTCTGTATTTTTCACGGTTACATTTTATTTGGACAGGTTTTTATAGTTATTCTTTTTATGGTCACCCCATTATAATGAAATTACTATTTTGACGATAaaagtaaattatttaatatctTGTATTTCATCCTATCTTCATTTATCTTATTAACATTCATTCTCATTTTGTTATGCTAAAAAATTTGTTAATTCACTCCTCAATTTTGTAAAAATGGGAATATGGGCCGGACCATATGTAATATGCCAGCCCGATGTTAGGCCCAAATCTACGCAATTAAGTTAcgccatattttaaattttcaattaaaattaatgtaatatTTTGGACATCGTAACAGCAAAAATCCTCATCCTTCCGTTTCTCACGCGTGCACTCCTCTTCTCTTCATTTCCGGCCTCATTTGTCCTCCCTAAATCAACGCCAAAAATCTTCAATTAATCACTTTTGCTCATTCAATCGCCGTTATTCCTGATTGGTATGCTGTAATAGCGCTACTTACTTTCACGATTCATGCTACTTTGCTGAAACAGCTATAATTGCTGAGCTTCTGCTGTGGATGATTGTGTTTTGGTTCAATTTTCGATGCGTGTGTATTGATTTCTGATAGATTTACAGCTGCTGAACTTTTCCGATCTAGCAGAAGATGTCGACCCCGCCTCCAGGGGGATCGTCGACTAGGAGAAGCGTGACGTTGACCAGGAAGAAATCTGCTGCTGAtaacggcggcggcggcgatggaGTTGTTGGAATTCCTCCCTCGAACCACCGCAAATCTATATCCGGCTCCCGTTCCTTGTACGCTATTCATATCCTATAAGCTTCAATtggaaaatgtttttattcCGTTATCGTGCGAATGAATTTCCCAATCTGGATTGCTTTTCATTAATTTCTTTAGCAGATTCCTTTATTGTGGTGGATGGCATTAAATGGAATATTTGCGTGCTTGTTTTTCCGTTTATTTTTGCTGTAGAACTGTCATAAAACGATTCTAAACTAAATGCCGATAAGTAAAGAACAAGCGATTGGTTGATTAGCTCATAATTGCTGAAAGCAAAAGGTGTCTACGTTTAGTCAAAGCATTTTTCGCTCTTTATCCGCACGATCAGGGTGAATTTCTTCTAAAAACTGGATTACAGTTACTACAGTTTTTAGTAGCTTGAATTTGctctttatatatatttttaattaataaaattcttTAATTTCAGCTTCAACAGTAATAGCAAAAAATCCAAATGCTTTTGTAAATATCCTTGCCTTCTTGTTAGCAATCCTCAATATCCCCATAAATGTTGGCCTGATTCTTGGTCGAAGCACAAATTAAGCCGCCCTTCTTTGCTCTCTGTTATTAGAGGATAGTTGTGCTATTGAAGTTGAAAACTCTAGTGAAGTGCTAGGAAGAAagtaagagcacccacaaccgtgctcttgccaacgagcacggttgtgggcccggcgccactattcctgcctgctcttaggccagagcacaacacccacgcggacgagcacaattcattttaaataaaaacatttccataacattaaaattcattaaaaaaactgaaataatattacaaattacaaataaaataaaaaagacataattaaaatcctaaaaaataaaattatataattaaaatcctaaaaattaaaaattacataattaaaatactaaaaattaaaaattacataattaaattcgtgaaatccatttgaggttttgagtgagagatgaaggtgtagataagttgtatgaaaaatatgaatgagagatgaatgagagatgatttgatgtggaaaatggaagatgaatgtgtgtatttatagatgattttggggaaaaaaaataaaaaaaaataaaaaaagtacagaaaaacgggcaaaaaaacgaCCATTTTTTGGGGATtgggaaaatatatatattttttaatagatttttataattaaaaaccgaatttttgaaaaataaaaaataaaaatattcaaatgcaacggcatagccgttgcccaatcgcagcacgacacgtcacctgctcgctggcacggacgtgctcgatgcatcgagcagcgccgtgcggcacgagcgcagcggcggacggACGCCGTCTTCCATGCCGCTGGCatggacggacggacgccgtccgtccaccgttgcagatgctctaagaaCTATTAGAATAATTTGTCAAAGGATAATGAGTGGGGTCTAAACTTAAGTACAAGGAAGTAAATTAAATTTGAGTAACAAGTAGAACTATGACTTTTCCACTTGAAAATTGAAACTAAAGGTATCTATGTCGTCAAGCACCAAGCTTCACTGCTACACCCTCTGCCTACCAAGACTGTGCAACATGGGGGATGGCATgcttttaataaaatgataggtaGACTGTATACTTAAAGAATTGAGAGCTTCCGCTTGAAGTGAGGATGTATTACACAAGGACTGACTGAGGTTTGATGTTAAAAGTAATCTTACACAGTACATACTCTAACCAAATAATGTAGTAATAGTGTTATTAATTATGCTTTACTGATACAATCATACAAATGAGCAAAGTTCAGAATCTTCAGAGCTTGAAAAACCAAAACTGTTACAGATTTTTGTCTTGCTTTCAACCGCCCAAGTTTTGTTTTCCAAAGGCTGTGTCTAGCTGATGACTGATGTGTCAGTACATGCAGTTTCAATTTTCACTTTTCGTGTTTCATTTTGTTTCTCAGTGGTGAGCATTATGTTCAAACACATGGCTGAGCATTGTAAGTTGAAGGGTAACTTGTTAACTCTTTTGTTGAGAAAGTTAACTTATTTATTCTAAGTAAGAAGTGGGAGGAGTGCACGCTTATGTACACATTATTTAGATATGCTCTTCATCTTTATGTCGTATTTCAGCTTATAAATTGATTTGTTGTGCCATGGCGGAAGACACATCAAACATAAATGCATGCAACTAATTTCTTTTGTCAAAATGTATTTCCATGATATTTGAGAATTATTATTCTTCAAATTTGCATCAGAGGACTGACAGGGGAACGGACGGTCAAGCGATTGAGGCTATCAAAAGCCTTGACAGTACCGGAAACTACCACTATAATTGAAGCTTGTCGCCGGATGGCAGCCCGTAGGGTTGATGCTTTACTGCTAACCGATTCAAATGCATTATTGTGTGGAATCCTGACAGATAAGGTACTTGTTGGAGGGACATGCAAGCAACTGGGAGCTAGTTTTAGTCTTTTTACAAGTCCCTATGTTGCTTGTTCTAATTTCTTTTCTTGGAAGTAATgacatttttttcttctttgcaCTTAAGGATATAGCTATGAAAGTCATTGCTCATGATCTAAATCTCGAGGAAACTCCTGTGTCTAAGGTCATGACCAGGAACCCAGTATTTGTGCTTTCTGATAATCTTGCTGTCGAAGCATTGCAAAAAATGGTTCAAGGTCTCTTTTATCTAAAACTTCATGCCTCAACACACTATGAATCTTGTTTTAGAATCTAAATTGGCTTGGCTTCTGCataatattattttccacaGGAAAGTTTAGACATTTACCAGTTGTTGAAAAAGGAGAGGTGATTGCTTTACTTGACATAGCAAAATGTTTGTATGATGCTATTGCTCGTTTGGAAAGGGCAGCTGAGAAGGGAAAGGCGATTGCAGCTGCTGTTGAAGGCGTGGAGAGACATTGGGGGACAACAGTTTCTGGTTGGTGCATGCATCCATTAAATGTTCTCTCCTTTTTCATGCAGATTTTACTTATGAATTTCTTGtccttgtttttgtttttattttccagTGGCCTTAGATTATCTTTCATGTTATAATTATAAGTGTCTAGCCATTTTGTATGTTATAAAGAATCATGATCATCCACTTGCAATTGCTACTGTTTTGATTTTAACATGTTAATATGTAGGCCCAAACACATTCATTGAGACACTTCGAGAGCGAATGTTTACACCCTCAGTGTCCACTATAATTCCTGACAACTCAAAGTAGGTAATATCTTCACTTTGCTATTATCTATATCCATAGCCTGCATCTTAGGACTATAGCAAGATATTAGAAGCGTAATGCAACTAACCTTGTGGTTTGTTAGGATTGTTACAGTAGATCCAAGTGACACTGTGCTAGAGGCTGCAAAGAAGATGTTTGAAGTTCAAGCAAGCTCTGCCATTGTAATTGTAGAAAACAAACCACGAGGAATACTTACGTGAGCTTTCCCTTCTTTAAGAAAATGCATATTTGAATGACAAGTTCTGCCTGCACAATCTGTGAAACTTTGTTTCTTAACTGAGTACTCACTTGTATGCAATACTTATTTTAGTTCAAAAGACATGCTGATGAGGGTCATAGCTCAAGATCTTTCTCCAGGATCTACTTTAGTGGAGAAGGTAAACTTTACCCTTCTCTCTCCTTTGATTTGGTTATTGCTCCCATATCCATCGCTCTAGCTGTTCAATCTCTGGAGTTGTTTtgctggaattattttctggaaTAAGGATAATTCATAATAGACTTTTTCAGTATTTTTTATCAAGTTTCAGTTTTCTTGGTAAATCGGAAGGTATGCTAACATTGCTCATTTTTTCATATCACTAAAACAATTCTCCAGGTGATGACACCAAATCCAGAGTGTGCTACTGTAGATACTCCTATTGTTGATGCACTTCATACCATGCATGATGGGAAATTTTTGCACCTTCCAGTTGTTGATAAAGGTATACCAGCATAATATGTCTTAGAAGAATTTTGAAACTTATCATTTCCAGGCCTAAAGTTTAACGCAATGATACAGAAGGAGTGGCAGTAGCTGTTCTCGATGTTCTTCATATAACTCATGCTGCAATAGCCACAGTAAGTCAATCTGAACCTTCCTTTCACGGATGAGGTAATTAGAGAGATCAAATGATTTGAACTAAGAAATGTGCTAACCTATTGAAGCTATGTCTATAAGATAAGACATAAACTACCTTATATTTCCAACTAAAACTGTAATTGCTTTAATTGTCAATGTTTCACTTTCATTTGTTTTGcaatttcattatttatttgaatacaTTTTCTTGTAGCTTAGAAGAAGAATTTGTCTATAGCAATCtaaacattttatttcattgttTTGGGTTGCAACAAAAATTATCGTCAACTTTACTGTTGCATGAACTATGTTCTTATGGGTTGGATGAAGACAGGATGATTGTCTCAGGCATATTTATTTTATCACTAGAATAAAGACTATTAACACtcccatttctttttttattttgagatcTTCAATGTGCTGCTTTTACTCATGCTAAAGGGCAGTCCTGATAATTTTGACTCTTAGAGTTTATAC
This genomic interval from Salvia splendens isolate huo1 chromosome 13, SspV2, whole genome shotgun sequence contains the following:
- the LOC121761575 gene encoding uncharacterized protein LOC121761575, with translation MGRERSATTMERNDEKQAVISPGMKVAKEEDMRKSLFSAAKSPTETGRPSSMVYKKDHRVIPAHIVAEAISTLHGLDLRWSGPITPTEMQYVEQYVVAKYQEYCNALVEGGEKTDLYDLCIKENLKNLSQMTSGNHQEEFPETPLEAASLISRIHSWSHRDCSASSPKSPLSSGALSQFLKFKLETRF
- the LOC121762303 gene encoding CBS domain-containing protein CBSCBSPB5-like isoform X1, translated to MSTPPPGGSSTRRSVTLTRKKSAADNGGGGDGVVGIPPSNHRKSISGSRSLGLTGERTVKRLRLSKALTVPETTTIIEACRRMAARRVDALLLTDSNALLCGILTDKDIAMKVIAHDLNLEETPVSKVMTRNPVFVLSDNLAVEALQKMVQGKFRHLPVVEKGEVIALLDIAKCLYDAIARLERAAEKGKAIAAAVEGVERHWGTTVSGPNTFIETLRERMFTPSVSTIIPDNSKIVTVDPSDTVLEAAKKMFEVQASSAIVIVENKPRGILTSKDMLMRVIAQDLSPGSTLVEKVMTPNPECATVDTPIVDALHTMHDGKFLHLPVVDKEGVAVAVLDVLHITHAAIATVGSTAAVNGEATNTMLQKFWDSAMELTPDDDDETRSENSLKLPSDGGHGGRSIAYSTSTPNSFAFKIQDGKGRMHRFLCGTQSLADLIAAILQRLGDEIDRDNLPYILYEDEDKDKVVLASDNDLQAAVDHARLAGWKGLKLHLEYTSAARPRMGSKSKGMEYAQADAWASAYSSVAAGAALVAGLGVLAFLRRPAN
- the LOC121762303 gene encoding CBS domain-containing protein CBSCBSPB5-like isoform X2, whose product is MKVIAHDLNLEETPVSKVMTRNPVFVLSDNLAVEALQKMVQGKFRHLPVVEKGEVIALLDIAKCLYDAIARLERAAEKGKAIAAAVEGVERHWGTTVSGPNTFIETLRERMFTPSVSTIIPDNSKIVTVDPSDTVLEAAKKMFEVQASSAIVIVENKPRGILTSKDMLMRVIAQDLSPGSTLVEKVMTPNPECATVDTPIVDALHTMHDGKFLHLPVVDKEGVAVAVLDVLHITHAAIATVGSTAAVNGEATNTMLQKFWDSAMELTPDDDDETRSENSLKLPSDGGHGGRSIAYSTSTPNSFAFKIQDGKGRMHRFLCGTQSLADLIAAILQRLGDEIDRDNLPYILYEDEDKDKVVLASDNDLQAAVDHARLAGWKGLKLHLEYTSAARPRMGSKSKGMEYAQADAWASAYSSVAAGAALVAGLGVLAFLRRPAN